CATGAGAAAAAATCATTCACAAAGGGGCTCAGAGAAGTTGAAAATGTTGAACCAGCAAGTTCGGAAattgctaaaaataattaaaggaatGACAGTGATctgaaagaatttttttctcctttttattcCCTTCTGTCCACTCTAAGACTTCTTTATACATCATTCGTTGAGTTCTtcagtcttaaaaaaaaaatctaataccAAAGGGCATGCTGCTAAATTCCAGTTAAATTTAAATCTAGCAAAAATGAGCTCTTTGAAGGGGAAAAATGACTGTTGCATTTGGGAGTCATCAAGCATGTTGCAGTGCTCATTGGTTATTCTTGTTTAAGACTTTCTTCCTCCCTCTTACCCATGACACATCCAATTTATTGGCTCTAACTATCCAATGCTAAACTGGAACACAAGGAAGTGTGAACCAAATGAAAACAAAGTGATGCAACGTGTAGCAGAAACACATACGAGCAAACAAAAGACAGCTCCATTGACCAataggataaaaataattgagaggACATTATCAACATGAATATAACCAATAGTTGCGTGTATCACGACCTAAATCATCAACTTTTTGGCTCTCCAAGCCCTTCTCCCTCGTTTTTCCACAATTCAACcctaaactttataaaaacacaaaaaaacactcAGGTATTCACACAATTAGGTAAAATAACCAACGCTACTAGGTTCTGTTCAACAGTTgggaaacagaaaaaaaagtcaacattACACCTTGttagaaacataaaaaagaaactcaCTTGACTGATGGACTCACACCATCAGTTAACAAAACATTTCATACAAGGACATTTTACTGCACATACTAGTTTATTCTATTCTTTCTAATAAACCCTAAAGTTTCCGAATGAATCCCATATTATTATTCTgtatcaatttcatcatccacTGATCCAATCGAACTGTCAAAGATCAAAATCCTAACATTGCCATGGCAtcaaacaataaacaaataCTACAACTCAAAATCACCGCATCAGAACGAGTTGTACCTGAATTATAGCAGCGAAAACTGCAAAACCCACATACAGATCGACGATCTGGACACcaaaaaagaagtcaattttagaaCTTCatggtaaaagaaaaaagggataaaaagagagcgagagagaaagaaagaaaccttaAGGCTAGTAGGAGTGGCAGAATAAGCAGAACGAAGGGAATGGATGAGTGCTTGTGCGTCTTTGCTGGTAGTTCTCCCCATTTTCAATCTCACACAGTCCACACACACAGACTATAACTGCCGCGAAAAAAGCTtccaactttttctttgttttattatgggAGTCTGTCTACGCAAATGCAGGGAATTGTAAAATTCGTAGTACCAGTGGAACAAAAAACCGACGCCGTTTGTGAGTCGAAAGAAAGAGGCCAAGCAGGGATTGCCTCATAAGGGCAGTTATGTTATTTTCTCAACTCCTAAGCGTGTGTGTCCATCAGGTCACTTGTGTGTGTGGTCACTCTAGTAAACTGTACACGTGGTCTTTTTTTAACGTATGATGTATTTCCTTGATTTAGGTCTATTCGGAAGGACGGCAaggtttttctaaaaatatttttttactaaacatttattaaaataataaaaaatttatttttaattaaaataataaaaaaggcacaaaaaaatctttttttaaaaaaattaaattattaaaaaacacgtTGAACCAAGTTCCAAGACAAACCAAACAATCTCCTAGCctcattttagattttgtaCTCCTTTCTGTGTGTTGTTGTTCAACTGAACTGCCCGACTTTAGAAAACTCCTCCAGGTTCCaagaactaaatataaaaaatggcgTCCATGTTATCCTTCTCTACCATTCCCACCCTtggctcctcctcctcctcctctcgaGCTTCTTTTCCTTCTCGGCTAAGTTCGCTTTCTCTTAGCCACCGGTAATCTCtctcttgtattttattttatatttttcatgaaggttaaattttgaaatgaaatttattgtCTATGCTGtgaattttatttgctttttccccCCCATTAATTCGGTTGTGTAAGTGAGAGCGTATTATTAAATTCTAAGTCGAATTAGTGGACAGATTAGCATAACAATTAGCTTGCATTTTAGTGAAATTGAAGCCTAAATATcgttgcatatatatatatattaattattttttggtgtgGATTTCTTATGATTTTAAGACTGAAAATAACTAAGCAGCGTGACTCTCTAGTTCCAGTTTGTGCAAGTCTGTTGTAAAGTGCAGCTATGCAGAAGCTGGCGTAAAAGATGACTTCAGATCCGCAACAATTGATGTTGTGGCTGATGTAAAGACGGAAAGGGTAAAATTTGGCACCACTGGATCGGTGTTTTCTTCTATTTGcttgtattattttctttttagctcACATTTGGTCTCTTTTACTTACCCACTGCTGTGCTTTTCCTAGTAGGTTGTAGTACTAGGAGGTAGTGGTTTTGTGGGTTCTGCCATATGCAAGGCTGCTGTGTCCAAGGGCATAGAAGTTATAAGCTTAAGCAGGTAAGGGATCTTCTCCTCATAACTGATGCGTACATGTTTCTTTTGGGGTTATGTGGATTTCCTTGTTATGTAACTGCTACCCATGTCAAAGCATTGGCTACCTGTAAACAAACTTGTTTacaattttgttgttttctttatcatgtttagttttttcatgTCTGAAACTCTGATTCATTCTACAGGTCAGGGCGCCCTACTTACCCTGGTTCATGGATAGATCAGGTTACTTGGATACCAGGCATGTTCTATAATTTACCCAGTCTATAATGGGTTGATGTGTCATGAATCAGCTTTTAGGATCATAATCAACGAGCTCTTTGTTCCTTAAGCAGATTTTTAGATCAGttctggaattttttttaagatttcagCATAATTCTGAAGTGGTTGTATGCTCTTACTATCTTAAATTTGTTCTGATTAGGAGTCTACACTTTGCTTAGTTTTATCTCATGCATTTGTTTTCATATCATGCAGGAGATGTTTTCTATACAAACTGGGATGAGATACTATTTGGGGCCACTGCAGTTGTTTCAACAATTGGAGGTTTTGGTAGCGAGGAGCAGATGCAAAGAATTAATGGCGAGGCTAACATTGTTTCTGTCAATGCTGCCAAAGAATTTGGTAAGAATTGTCAGTTCTGGTGAACTCAAATCTTTGTCTTAATTTGCACAACAATCAGTTCTTCCCAGTTAATGACTTGCCTGTTGACTTTGTGACCAACCCCTTAAGAAGGGCCAGGAGGGGAGTTGCTCAAAATCCGTGCTGGTTGCAAGAAAACATTAGGTTCAAGTATATGTACGGATAGATTTTGACTTAACAGAAAAGGAGATGGAGAAAAAAGGCAGTGGAAGTTTTAAAGAAAGACACAACTCTGTATTTATATCttagagaaaagagaagaaatgatAGAAGAGAAGTTGATAGCAGCATTGAgattgaaatggtggctgtgttttcatggatttttctatttcaattatGGCCTCCAGGGCACAAATCTGAGAGCAAGAATAGCAATTCTTACTTAACATGGACTGGCTTCTTAAGTTTCAATGTTTTAGACCCTGTAATGAACATTACAGAAATGAAATGTGCTAGAAAGAAACTAAAGCAGGCATTTATATTCCTTTCCCGAGGACTACAAGTAACAAAATTATTGTGGACTGAGAACATTCTACCAATcaggattaatttattttaataatggcTCCAATAAAAAATGCCAGCATTTGATTAAAACATAGTTGTCTGTTAAGATTTCTTGGTTAGATGCCATAAACCTCTGTTAATCTAGAATTTTATTCCTGCAGATTACTTACAACCTTAATTCTCTCTCTTTGCAGGAATTCCCAAGTTTATCTTCATCTCAGTGCATGATTACAATCTACCATCATTTGTACTGTCAACTGGATACTTCACAGGAAAGAGGAAGGCAGAGGCAGAGGTTCTCTCCAAATATCCCAATTCAGGTAAGTTCATAATGGGTGTGTttccaaaaattttataatgCTGTAATGTGTACATTGTAGTATTAGGTTTCTGGTTTTGTGTGAAAAGCAAGTGAGAAAGTAGAAATTTGTTTGGAAAGCATTTTGTCTAAGCTAGTCATATGCATCTTAAGATCAACTAACTATGAGATCAATGAGCACAAAGAAATCATTAAGCGAATGATTAATGAACATTGAGCATGCTCGTGTTTGCTGCATGCTGATCAATAGAATGTTTTTAATGCACTTGCTACTGCACTTAATGGGAGAATGATCAATGCTATCATCATactgacttcttcttcttcttcttcttttgactTAGAGGGATGGTATTAAAATCCATCCCCTCCTTATTGAAGGGGTTGCCTTCTAGCTAATCCATTCTTTCCACTCATGGTTCCAAGTAATTCTTTTGACCTCTGTATTGCTTCtcatttatcttgaatttgaatttcctCAGGTGTAGTGTTAAGACCTGGTTTCATCTATGGAAAAAGGAGGGTTGATGGTTTTGAGATTCCTCTGGATTTGATTGGGCAACCGGCAGAGAGAATTCTCAGTGCTATCGAGAACTTCACCAAACCCTTAAGTTCCCTTCCAGCATCGGATCTCCTGTTGGCACCACCTGTTAATGTTGATGATCTTGCGCTTGCGGTAGTAAATGCAGTGACAGATGATGACTTCTTCGGTGTATTCACAATTGAACAAATCAAGGAAGCTGCAGCAAAGGTGAAAGTGTGAATTGATTTCCAGAGCAAGAAAGAGAAGATCATTGAAAACCAACACATCTACTAACAAATGCCTTTTGCCTCAACTTTGCCTGgattaaatatatacaaaacCAAGTGTAATCCACAATTGTGATATTTTCCATGGATGGATTAGCTGTAATGATATGCTCAAATTTCCTCCACAAGCACAAGTGAATACACAAACACTTCTGAATTCAACAGATTTCCAATAGCGTAGGGCATTTTTTATCTGCATCTCGTGTTTTCAATAATTCGTCAAAATGGaatgtgttttttcaatttattatatgaTTCATTATTATCaactttccttttaattttattcacaCCGTTTAATTTAGATAAATTATACTCCATTGATTGAAATCGAAAATAGAAGTGTTCAATTAACAGAAGGGTTTTCTAGTACATGGTACAACCCCAGTAGAGCATGAGAAAATGAACTTGGCATCATGTTGGACGATGGATATCTCTGAATTCGGGGACTCAGGCAAGGCCGCTCGCTAGCAGGAGTAAACTGCAAATTAACTAACGAGAGGGCCTCCacaaaattttcagaaaatcaAGGCTAAAGTGCCGACTCGAAACAGGAATTTCCCTCGGAATTAACCACCGTGGATCTCTCCAAAAAGGGAATGTAGTCATAATTGATCAAAGCAAACCACCAATTGGTCATATCATAATATTTTGGGATTTGGATGCCCTTATAGAGGCATTTTCCTAGtgaatcttggtttttttttttttccaagcataatTGTGAATCTGCTTGTGAGGGGACTCCCCTCACATGGTAGTTGACCCATATAATTTCTCCTGACTGGAAGTAATGAGTACAGCAAAGTGGTATAAAACCCCAACTTATGCAACTGTAGCTATAACACAAAAGTTGCTTCTTTTGAGCTCGATTTTGGTAACTATAAATCAGTGATACATCAGAATCTACACCAAGGAATTACAAACTAGTGTTCCATATCGGACCAAAATTTTGTTGCAAAACCACTTTTCCTCTGCTCTGCATGGATAAAGAATACTTAGCCATGCCATTTCTTTGCAATGGATCGCTCCGTAAGATACCTATATCAGAGAACACCAAAGTTTCAATAAGTTAAAAGGACATAACATTGTATAGTCACTTGTCACCATCAGTTAAAACTTCAAGGTGCTCAAGTGCCATACTTATTGATACCAGAGAGTCTCATCAGTTGGATTCAAAAAATTCTTTGGTGAGCAGACACCAAGGATTCAAGTCAGTCAATTCATGATCAACGTTGCTCTTTTATACAGATTAAGCTATTATTGTATCTCATGAATTTTTgtggatcattttttttccatttacaT
This genomic interval from Populus alba chromosome 1, ASM523922v2, whole genome shotgun sequence contains the following:
- the LOC118039215 gene encoding uncharacterized protein At1g32220, chloroplastic isoform X2; amino-acid sequence: MASMLSFSTIPTLGSSSSSSRASFPSRLSSLSLSHRLCKSVVKCSYAEAGVKDDFRSATIDVVADVKTERVVVLGGSGFVGSAICKAAVSKGIEVISLSRSGRPTYPGSWIDQVTWIPGDVFYTNWDEILFGATAVVSTIGGFGSEEQMQRINGEANIVSVNAAKEFGIPKFIFISVHDYNLPSFVLSTGYFTGKRKAEAEVLSKYPNSGVVLRPGFIYGKRRVDGFEIPLDLIGQPAERILSAIENFTKPLSSLPASDLLLAPPVNVDDLALAVVNAVTDDDFFGVFTIEQIKEAAAKVKV
- the LOC118039215 gene encoding uncharacterized protein At1g32220, chloroplastic isoform X1, which translates into the protein MASMLSFSTIPTLGSSSSSSRASFPSRLSSLSLSHRSSLCKSVVKCSYAEAGVKDDFRSATIDVVADVKTERVVVLGGSGFVGSAICKAAVSKGIEVISLSRSGRPTYPGSWIDQVTWIPGDVFYTNWDEILFGATAVVSTIGGFGSEEQMQRINGEANIVSVNAAKEFGIPKFIFISVHDYNLPSFVLSTGYFTGKRKAEAEVLSKYPNSGVVLRPGFIYGKRRVDGFEIPLDLIGQPAERILSAIENFTKPLSSLPASDLLLAPPVNVDDLALAVVNAVTDDDFFGVFTIEQIKEAAAKVKV